gtgagagagagagagagagagagacagtcaagTAGACAAATGtataaacaaaacaactttGTGTTGCGTGTCCACAGGAGAAGAACTTCCTGCAGATGGTGGTGGAGGCAGGCAGCCCCGGGATCAATAAGCAGATAGTGAAGCCTGAGAACCTGAAGAGTATGGAAGCCCGCTATGAACAAACACTGCAAGAGCTGGCCAACGTCATCAAGGTACCGCAGACTCTGGACGCATCTCAGATGTCTGTATTATATGTTGAAATAGACCGAATCTTCTTTTCAATGCATTTCTGTCTATTAGGTTTACTGTAAAACTCGTAATGCAGTTTGGTGAAACGGACTCATCTTTAATCATTAACTCAATTTCACCTTACAGTTTCTAGTTATAAGCTTTACAACTTCTAATCATGAGTTCAAAAAGTACAATTATGAGTTGAAAGAATATCTTACCAAGCATTCACTGAATTGATCATGTTAAACAAGGATCATAGGTCTATTTAAAATTAGTGTCCAGTTCAATCCCTACCAATGATACTTGGATTTATACTTAATAGTACTTACAGTTTAGAGCAActgacactaaaaaaaaaagttaagtaAGTTTAAGCATGGAGcatatataacataacatagtactagtagtattacTGCTTACTCACAAATGCATAGCTACTTTATATTCCCCCCTCAATCATGTTGTTTCTCTCCACAGGATGAAAAGGCCAAGTAACGGACTCTCTGTGATGAAGCAAGTCCGACACTGACACCATCATTTGTGTCTGATGTAGTTTATATTGACAATTTTTCAGCTGTATTTGAAGTCATTTATGTTGGACAATAAAATTAATGTATTTCAGTGTGGTGAAGCTGTTGATTTCAACCCGCCTTGCCAGTGCTTACACGAGGAAACATCGTTATCTTATCTACCATTCACACACTTCCTGCAATACCCAATATAACAGAAAGACCTGAAAGATGATAGGTCACAGCCTGTGTAGTTTAGCCCTTCAGTGGAGGCAATGACATGTGGATCTAGAGCAGGTGAAGAGATAGTGTTATTTTATGTAGATGATGGCTGATCCAGCTGTCAAGCCACATGATGAAAGATGGAATAAGTAAGTAAggcgattttgccttcaaaattaAAGCATGAAACTTGTCATTCCTGAAAAGGAATAATTGTTTGTAGGGATGTACAGCATAAAAAAACGGGTCAGAATATTATGGAGACATTGCAATAAATATGGAGTGAAACTTGGGATCCCACTAAATGGAGCTCCCACTCTATAGTATTTAGCTACAATTGGGGCATTgaaaaataaaggcattttcGGACCTGACTTGAATCTAATTTGAACAACATAAATACATGCAGTGAAAAGGACATCtttgctaaaaacaaaaaaacaaacacatttcattttcattaactACAGAGTCCTATTTGAAtgcattctttattttcacttttgtaTTTGATTACTCAGTACTCCAACTACAAAAACGTTGGAACACATATtcggttttattttgaaggctctAACCGGAGGCTCTATTCTAGCTAGCTTGACACTCAGCATTGAGGGCGGGGGGAAATTATAAATATTCCTTACTGATTTTGCATATCGTTGACACACATGCGCCGTCGTGTACTTCCGATGCACAAATAAAACTACAAACGTCCCCAAAGCGTTTAGTTCTTGTTTAGTTCTCcttaatatttaatatctttgGAAACAGCACCGACCGGAACTCGTCATAACTTTCACCAGCTGCGTGGATCTTTGTTTTCTACCTAAAAAGTTGAGTATAAACCAAGTTCTGCGCACTTATGGAAAACTTTTTAGCTATTCTTAATCGTAATTAGAGACGAGAAAAGTTTTTGTGTTCAACGGTTTTGTAGATACAGCAATTTCCGACTTTTTTTGTCTTGAGTGGAAACCAACCAACCGGCTTGAAATTCAAACTGAAGGATGCGTGGTCCGTGTAACTAACGTTAGTCTAGGCTATTTTGCTATtgaattgttttatttattccaaCATCAAACCAGAGGCTGTTCTTCACATCCCTGAAACGCTGTCATCTTTGTGTGTTTACACTTTTGTGTCGCATTTTGCAGCAACAGGTGGGTGTGCTTGCTGTTTTAGCAGGGCGAGGCTCCGGCTAATCCATGGAACAGAGAGTTAATTGAGGAATAATCTTTACCTAGTCCACCCTATTATtagctgtgtgtcagtgtttgtgcCAGTATTTGTGAAATCGCGTTCAACTTGGACGTATCTCGTCTCAGTGTTACATGAAAGTTAATCTACTTTAAAGATCAGTCTAATAGCTTTGCAAGTTGTCGTTGAAGTGTGCCTGTCTCTGGCTGGATGATttgacaacaacacaacactgaGAGTCAAGATAATAGAGGTACAAGATTGTAATTGCAATGGGATACAGtgttttatttgaataataatagtttctgattctgatttgggttattttaaaaatgtatcagtTTGTAAAAGTCACTATTCTGTTGACCAAATGTACAACTCTGACAGCAACTCAGTACAGTAGTTGAGACTGTGTataattactattattgttatttttatttttagtagtagtagtagtatgagtACTTGGGCCATTACTAGGTCCCATGACTCTCCATAGGAATCCAAAGGAACTTTTCATAAGGACACACTAGTGAGTTAGAAATAGTCTCCCTTGCCAATGCTAGACCATGAGTGGCTGAATTTTGGCAAGGTCAAAGGTAGAAAATTGGAGGGGGTTGGTGGCCTGGAGTggctggaaggttgctggttagAATCccaggaccagctgggaaaatgggaatggggaaagtgaatgatcATCAGTCGAAGACGGTGGTTGGACTGTGAATGTAACTATGGAAGTGAAGCAGAGTTTGGCTGGACAAGAGCgtgcatgctcagtcaactttccctggataaataaaggtttataAAATGGCCCAGTGTTGGGCCAGCATTGGTACGGTTTTTAGATAGTAGGtaggtcacactttatttgatTAGTCAAATGCTGATACTCGACTTACTATCAAGTGattataatgtgtcactaaaaagtctactgagtttcaggtgatatAATAATGTGCaaagtagtctatagatatAGACTGTGTCTGGGTTAGGGGTCAGGTTAGGattacatagtctgtagagatgcagcaaatagacAAGTGACGCTTGTTCaccatctactttttgtcacctgatagttgagtatcaacattggactagtCTAATAAAGTGTTATCAGTAGCTACCTTGGCAATGTTACACCAAGGTTGGGTCAGTATTGGCAGGcaagaatataaaaaaaaatatcagtgttTGCTAACATGCCAACATTGGCAAGGTAGCTGCAAAATATGCAACCTAGCCGACGGTGGCCCAGCAATGTCTGGCTACTTTCCCAATTAATATTATTTACTTTTGAGTGCCaacttgctctctgtctcctaCACTAGAATGAGTCTACGGGAGATCAGCGAGAACGTGAAGCTCGCCCGAGAATACGCCTTGCTGGGAAACTACAGCTCTGCCAGCGTTTTCTATCACGGAGTACTGGAGCAAATCAAGAAATATGTGTACACCGTGCGTGACAGCAGCTTCCAGCAGAGATGGCAGCAGGTAAATATGGCGTTCTTAGCGGTAGTGTCCTGTTTGTCACAGTAGTATTAAATAAAAATCAGTCCAAATGATTTCAGAAAGGAATTCTGTCTTTTCTGACTTTTTGCCTTTGTGTTTTTCACAGTTGTGGCAAGAAATCAGTGATGAGAATAAGCATGTTCAGGAAATTATGTCTACTCTGGAGAGCTTTCAGCTGGACACAGCCCCCTCTAAACCAAGCAATCATGATGACTGTGACGTGAGGCCTGTACAAGTGGAACAGAGGTACGAGAGTTTTGTAAAAAGATATGAGCGCCTTTTCTCTTTATCAGGCTTTTTgatttccctctctcattcattgCTATAGGAATTTCCTGAGTCCATGGTTTCCCCAGTTTTCTAAcgcttattttttattattctggTCATAATTCTGAACGCTGTGGGCCCAATTATTTTGACACTAATGTAGATTTAGAGTCCTTTCAATGTAATATAGCACAGTCTTCGCCTTTTCATCTCATCGTTATTGGATATTGGTTAATAGTGCTTCACTCTCTTCACCTCTGCAGGTCACAGATTGGTTAGTGGGGTTGaataagctgtgtgtgtgtgaggacaatAACCCTAATGTTAGTCATATGATTGAGATTAGTACTGTTGAGTGCCTGGTGTGAGCCTGTTTTGTTCCTGTTCTGCCCTCTGGAAAGGAAAGGTGGTTTCCCACCTCTGTTCAAGATTTGCTTTACTTCAGTAGTTTGTCTGGTAGCATTAGAACATTTGTTGAGTGTGTAGTGTCTTAACACAGTATGTGTTGCTTCCAGGAAATTACACATTGCTGTTGCCATGTGAAAACCTGGTAACTCCAACTTTGGTGATTGTCATATTTTTACTTCACCTGAATGATTAcgtgctcctctatgggttgagacaTTTTTACGAGACTTGGacttatgaaaccctttaaaaccCCACTGGTTAAACTCATAGATACATGGCGGTCAAGCTAAAATCAAGTCTccgttcctgaaaagttgacattttagagatTTGAGGTTTTACCTGAAAGCAACAATATACAACACGCACAGTGGAAGACACTATTCACAATGCTTAATGAGTAAATAAGACTCAAAATCATCACCAGAGATATCATGGGGAACATAACTGTTTTGCTGATGAATGTTGGAAATGTATGACTTGAAAGGCTGTTGATCATAggtccctcttcctcttctcccttcacAGATCTTCCCCATGTCCAGTTCGGAGGCCTGCCAACCCGTATAAAGACAGCAAACCTCACAACAACCGGTTCAGTGTGGGCGTGAGGGCACAACAGAGGCACTCGCCCCGCGGGCCCAATGGGGACAGGAGCAAACCTGCCAAGGGCAAAGACAAGAAGGAGGCGAAGGAGGTTCCTGGCAAAGCAAAAGACGATAAGGTGaatgatctgttgttgttttaGCTAGGGAAATCCTTTTTACTCATTCACATTGCAGACTGTCCTATTGAAGGCAAAGTTAATTCTGTGTCTCAATCCCCACCACCCAATATAAAAACCTTGTCTTTTACAGCCAGGGTAAACGCCCTATGAAAGAACAGGCCGCATTACTATAGTTTGTAATATTGCATaacatgtttcaagcaaaactATTTGCATTGTGGATCAAACACTATTCAAATGCTAcatgtttacctacagtcaagCCCAGCCTGTCATTCCAGTTTTTGTCTGGCAGACAACAGACCACATGTGTGACATTCAGACCCTGAGGGAATAGGAATAATGCTGTTTGTTTGCCTTGCAGAACAAAGCAGATGTCCaggagaaagaggtgaaaaagTTTGACGGGACAGGATATGACAAAGACCTTGTCGAGGCTCTGGAGAGAGATATTATATCTCAAAATCCCAACGTTAAATGGTGCGTGTTTATCAGTCTGTCTTTCCAGGCTTCATTCCATAGAAGAGACAGTAACCTGGCTGCACCAGTGattcctttacattcatttagtTGCAGTCCCACAGCTGGAAAGTTTCCCCTGCAGCTAGAAATAATGTAAATGTCTTCATTTTGCCTTACTGCTCAGTCCAacccaaaaaaataatttgcaaTTGTATATATCATGACATAAAAATTAAATTTAAGAACCATTCTGGCAAGTTACCCTCCGCATCTACAAAAAACACTGGCTTGCACACTAGGGATGCATCAATCTGTTTTTCTAGGCAGATATCCAATATTTTCCAACCCATAACGGCCGATACCgatatgcatttttgtaagaatcttAGTAGAAATGCATGTGCAAAACAGGTtaagcttttcagacatgccTATATGAAGATAAGTggtttttaaacaaaagaccatgttcgttttattctgttgctaatttgacagttgtattaagtgacacaggaaaggaggaaaaacaagagTAGGAAAAGAAAGGTCACAAAAATTCCACAACCGCCAAATTTCggcagtaaaaataatattggACCAATACCAATATTGCTTTTAAAGCTGATATCTGCCAATGCCGACAGTCTGCCCACAtattggtgcatccctactgCACACTATGTTATGGATTCTCCCTATAAACAAATTTCACATTGACGTTTTGACTTCATTGGCCTTTTTCAGCACAGCCAGAAACAGTTTTCCTTGAGACAGTGTGCAGGCTCTTATCTTTCTGACAGATTGATTTATTCTTCATTGCACCTGCCAAGAATTATAGGATGTGCCTTGTGTTTATCAAATGACTTCATTGGAATGATTGAGGAGCCAGCCTGAGTACTGCTAATGCAGTCCTGGAAAAGCAATCTCTGTCTTAACCTGAGCTGTTTCCGTAGGGATGACATCGCAGACTTGGAAGACGCAAAAAAACTCCTGAAAGAAGCCGTTGTGTTGCCAATGTGGATGCCAGCGTTTTTCAAAGGCATACGAAGACCGTGGAAGGTACTGATCGAAagagatttttgtttatttgtttcgtAATGCATCGATAACACCGATGCAAtgaaactgttttcattttagggCGTGCTAATGGTGGGACCTCCAGGCACGGGGAAAACGCTCTTGGCCAAAGCAGTCGCCACCGAATGCAGAACCACATTCTTCAacgtctcctcctccactctcaccTCCAAGTACAGAGGAGAGTCTGAGAAGCTCGTCCGCCTTCTCTTCGAAATGGTAAAACATCAGATATTCGCTTGGTAGAAATAATAATCTGGCTGCATtgtattgttgttgatgtttgttgGGTCCTCGCATGTTTAGCGCAGATCGTATACTTGTGTTATCATCCGGGTTCCTATGCAAGTTCTGCAAAGTCTGGaattatttaatttcatttatttcaattatttatttctgcaacattttcagctGTAGTGTGATATGGCCAAGTTGACAGTCATATTTCCTTGCAATTATCAGCGCTCGTCTTATTGAACATCAAAGTCAATCTTCAAATTTTAGTGGAAGAATTAGGGTCTGATGGAAATACAACTTTTGTCCCATGTCGTTCCCTCTCTCCAATTTCTCCTTTCCACTGTatgctacactgcaaaaaaatgtatttaatctcATTCAgtcttaaatgttatttttgtttaaACAAGTGCCAGTGGGATGAgataattttacttgtttccaatgaaGATTCAGTTGAAGAATTGGTCAGTATCTTGATAGAAGGCATATCACTTAGAATCAAGAAAATTACGCTTGATTCAAGAAAAGACAACTTGATTTGAAactatctcaccccattggcagattaaGATTAAGACTCATCATTAGTCTAAATTACATATAAATATGGATATATTACCTATATGTACCTAATAAAGTAGAAATATAACACCTAAAACAAACTAGTTGAGGTTTCTCAGTCTGTACTCAgtcactgtgtttgtttttctgcaggcTCGTTTTTATGCCCCCACCACCATCTTCATCGATGAGATTGACTCCATGTGCAGCCGCAGAGGGACTTCAGAGGAACACGAGGCCAGCCGCAGAGTcaaggcagagctgctggtgCAGATGGATGGTATAATGTTAATTAGATGTTCTTGTATGCAGTTATAATTGGATTAGCCTTGTATACagtttaaatgcattttaagtCTTACATTCGGTTTTAGAGGTCTGATTGGTCTGAATGGTTTCCTTCTGCACCATTTTAGCTTCGAGAAATCAGACCAGTTTTCTGATAgggcttgttttctttttcacatttgtttcaGTTGTGAAATTGGTCTTTTATATATAATTCtaattggaatgaaaaccattttaaaaaaggaaatCTAACTTGATTAAACTTGCAGGCTCTCTGCATGTTTAGTTGAACCAACAGCTGTATCCAGCGTCTGTGAAGAGATTTTGGATGTGTGTAAACTAAGTCTCACCTATTCCTGTTTTAACTGCACGGGGCCTCTGACTGAAGCGTTGGTTTTCAAAGATGTTTCTGatggttgtttctgtctctggtgCGTAGGTGTCGGCGGAGCGTCAGAAAACGACGACCCCTCAAAGATGGTGATGGTCCTGGCTGCCACCAACTTCCCATGGGACATCGACGAGGCTCTGAGGAGACGCCTGGAGAAGAGGATCTACATCCCTCTGCCTTCAAGTACGCAGTAATTTAATGATTGCATTGCAGTGTAGGCTCAAATGTTCTAATGAAGAATGTAATTAACTGTTGGTGGCTGACCGACCAAATGCACAGTAGACTCTAATCTGACATGTGACGCTTGTCTTCTTTCTGTCACCTTTGTATACTGACCACTAAAacagaaataccataaaaaaaaatgtagaaaaatgtggtgtgctCTACGAACACCCTGGTGAGACACATCTACTAggtaaaaaaatgaatgaataaataaataaaagaatataaTGGCTTTAGATGTTGTCATAGTCTAACACTAGCCACAATCATACTGGTCAAGTTTCACACTCAgcgcgtttacatgcacactaataaaccGATCATAGTCCGACTAAGACAATTCACAGATTATTCAAATGGTCAGTGCAATTCCCTTAATCcttaaataaaggcttttaataCAGTATTAGAAACCCGATTAACACAGCTAGGTTTTTGCCCAATCTGAATTATTAGGTGCATATATACCCTCAGTCTGACTTCTTTCGTTTTTTTACACCTTCGCATGAGTGCAAACTGGATAGACAACAACGTAGGTGGTAGTAGAGGTCGGCCTACATGATGTCCAGTAGCAGAGGCTTGCTATAAGAAAGCTTGTTGGCATCTTCTGCTCTTCATCAGctagaaggaggagaggagagagtttgTTTGTAAAATCCAAAACAACAGGCAGTAAATTTGAGTCTTACATCACTTCCTTAAGGAGAGAAATCCAACTATGAATGAATCATATAAACCGTGTTTTTTCCCCGTTATTGCATTACTAGAGCACATGTATATGCATCAATTGAATTATTGCCATAACCTGATTATTCCCAGTTACTGggttattagtgtgcatgtaactGCACTCAATattgctcttgtgtgtgtgcagccaagGGGCGAGTGGAGCTGCTGAGGATCAACCtgaaggagctggagctggCCGGCGATGTGGACATGGACAAGATAGCAGAGCAGATGGAGGGATACTCAGGAGCCGACATCACCAACGTCTGCAGGTAACGCCTCTCCACTCTGTTAACCACATTTGACCATCTTCACTGTAGCTTCTTTTGAAGACTTTCCATTTTAGCCCAGAGACAAAACAGAggtaaaaacacatgcacagaataaaatcactgtCCTACCTCCACCACACCCCCATCCACCCTCTTACACATTGTTGGCCATGtgtgatgcacacacagacacccaatCCAGGCATAATGatagaaaatgaacaaataaaaataaaaaaacagtgacAACTTATTTGCTCTCTGTACAAGGAGACTTTCCTGCTGTCCACCACCACTTCATGTACTTTTGTTGTGGAGGAGCTTTTTGGAAAAATGCAAGGCAGGCTGTTTGCAGCaat
This genomic stretch from Centroberyx gerrardi isolate f3 chromosome 18, fCenGer3.hap1.cur.20231027, whole genome shotgun sequence harbors:
- the katna1 gene encoding katanin p60 ATPase-containing subunit A1, whose protein sequence is MSLREISENVKLAREYALLGNYSSASVFYHGVLEQIKKYVYTVRDSSFQQRWQQLWQEISDENKHVQEIMSTLESFQLDTAPSKPSNHDDCDVRPVQVEQRSSPCPVRRPANPYKDSKPHNNRFSVGVRAQQRHSPRGPNGDRSKPAKGKDKKEAKEVPGKAKDDKNKADVQEKEVKKFDGTGYDKDLVEALERDIISQNPNVKWDDIADLEDAKKLLKEAVVLPMWMPAFFKGIRRPWKGVLMVGPPGTGKTLLAKAVATECRTTFFNVSSSTLTSKYRGESEKLVRLLFEMARFYAPTTIFIDEIDSMCSRRGTSEEHEASRRVKAELLVQMDGVGGASENDDPSKMVMVLAATNFPWDIDEALRRRLEKRIYIPLPSTKGRVELLRINLKELELAGDVDMDKIAEQMEGYSGADITNVCRDASLMAMRRRIEGLTPEEIRNISRDEMHMPTTMEDFESALKKVSKSVSAADLEKYEKWIEEFGSC